A region from the Pseudonocardia petroleophila genome encodes:
- a CDS encoding sigma-70 family RNA polymerase sigma factor: MDRTGDRRARADEALVHAVYSEHGRAMLVYATRLLDDRAAAEDVVQETLIRAWRHPDVLTNGRGSVRGWLLTVVRNIVIDRVRARDARPREVAEEPERPPVARDHADAVAASVTVHAALGSLSDEHRAVLEQVYLHGRNLDEAAAALGVPKGTVKSRSFYALRALRSAMEAAR; the protein is encoded by the coding sequence GTGGACCGGACAGGTGACCGTCGAGCCAGGGCGGACGAGGCGTTGGTCCACGCCGTCTACTCCGAACACGGACGGGCGATGCTGGTGTACGCGACACGACTGCTCGACGACCGCGCGGCGGCCGAGGACGTGGTCCAGGAGACCCTGATCCGGGCCTGGCGACACCCCGACGTGCTCACCAACGGCCGCGGCTCCGTCCGCGGCTGGTTGCTGACGGTGGTGCGCAACATCGTGATCGACCGCGTCCGGGCCCGCGACGCGCGTCCCCGCGAGGTCGCGGAGGAGCCCGAGCGCCCGCCCGTGGCCCGCGACCACGCCGACGCCGTGGCCGCCTCGGTCACCGTGCACGCGGCGCTCGGGTCGCTGTCCGACGAGCACCGCGCCGTGCTGGAGCAGGTCTACCTGCACGGCCGCAACCTCGACGAGGCCGCGGCGGCGCTCGGTGTCCCCAAGGGCACCGTCAAGTCGCGGTCGTTCTACGCGCTGCGCGCCCTGCGCTCGGCGATGGAGGCCGCCCGATGA